AGCCCACTCTTCTATATCGTGGGGGACATTGGGGAATCTTCCCGTAAATTGACCTCTTCTCTCGTTGATGTGACCCACACGATCAAGACGAGCACCCACGAGGGAGAACAGAAAATTAACGAGGAAGGCTGGCGCGGCATTTACGGGGCCCTCGCCTTGACGTATTATTTAAGCCAGAAGCGAAAAGCGCTGAAATCCGCCCAGATCAAGAGTACGTCTGTATGAAGAAGGACAGCGACTGGATAATCGGAGGAGCTTCAGGGGTTCTCGCGGGATATACGGCACGATCGATAAGCAAAGATCCATCCATCACGAAGATGAAATGGTACAGAAAGAAGAAAGAGCTATATGAAACAGGTCTTTCCGGACACCAGTATCTTCAGGAATCAAAGAAGGAGCTGCAACAGGCAGCTGCCGCAAATACGAAACAGAAAGGGGATATTAAGATGACACAAACGAATGGAAACGCAACACAAACAAAAAAACGAGGGAAACTGCCGTTGGCCATGCTGACTGGGGCAGTGATCGGGGGAGCATTTGTTCTAATTAAAAACCCCGAAGAACGAAAGCGTATCATGGAGGGAACGAAATCCACCAAAAATGCCGTAACAGGCTATGCTTCCGAGGTGAAAGAGGACCCGAAAGCGAAGAAGGATGACCTCTTAACCCGCATCCAGAACGTTGTAACCATCGCTAACGAAGCCATTACAACCGTTCAGGAAGTCTTCAATAACCAAGGCAAGGAAATTACTGAAAAAGTGAAAGATATTAAAGAAGAGTCCGAAGCCATTATCCATACGGCAAAAGACGCCGGAGAGGACCTGCAGGAGGTAGGCGGTAAGGCGAAGGAAGCGAAAGAAGAGCTGACAGAGTCGAAGGAAGAGCCTTCCGTCCAACAGGAAAAAGTCGTGGAAGTAAACGCTCAACGATGAAGAGGTAGACGAAAAGCGCCGGATCCGTAGTAGGATCCGGCGCTTTTATGTTATTCCGTTACTTGTGTAAGACGCTGGGAAGAAGCAGCGACATCCGTTACCGCTGCATTTATTTCCTGAATTGCTTCCGCAAAAGCAGCAAGCTCTGCTTCTACGCTGTCACTGAAAGCCTTGTTCTCCCCCATTGCCTCAACAATTCCGGTGAAGAATTTGTTGATGTGCTGCATGCTTTCGGTGCTCTGACGGACGGCCCCATCCATCTGCGTCACGCTTGCAGACACCTTGTGGATTTGAGAGCTTGTCATCGTGATAAGCGCTGCTACTTCTTCCACAGATGCTTTCGTCTGTTCGGAGAGCTTCCTTACTTCATTGGCAACAACTGTGAAGCCTGCTCCATGTTCCCCCGCCCGTGCAGCTTCAATAGACGCGTTTAAGGAAAGTAAATTCGTCTGCTCGGCTATGGACGATACAATGGTGACAATTTTGCTGATCTGTTCCGCTGTCCCTTGGAGGTGATTCATATCGGCTGTAATCGAATCGATCTGCCCTTTCATTTCATCCATTTGTGATTGCTGGACCTGCAGGCGGTCCTGTCCTTCTAAAGATTGTCGCTCTACATCATGAGAAATACGCACCCCTTCTCTTGATGCTGCGACGATGTTCTTCGTCTGGTCTGTCAGGTGTTCGGTAGAGGCACTGGCCTGCTGGGATACAGCTGCGACCTCCTCCGACATCCGGTCGATCCTCGTATAGGCCTCCATGCGCTTATGTACTTCCACTTCCCGCAGACCTGCCGCCTCTTCTTCAAACATTTCCAAAACCAACTGCTGCTCCAGATTCAAGATTTTTGTCACCGCACGAAGTGCTTCCAGAAACTGAGGACCGGTTCCAAGTTCCCGAGAGAAAATATCCAGGAAGGAATGGGTGAGATCCTGGAACGCGCACATATACCACTTAGGTTTCAGCCCGATTCTCAAATGAACAGAAGCGATCGTCCGCCTCTTCTCCAAAAACGCTTCGTCGATGATTCCTGTAAACATTTCTTCTATGTGTCTCCTGAGCGTCTGCTTCAGCCGATCGACGGAGCTGGTTTCCTCAATGATGGCGGTCAAGGACGGTTCTTTCTGTAAGTTGGCATAGAATTGATCGACGACTGCACCGATATTAGCGGCAACAACAGGTTGGAGCGACTGGAGAACGGCCAGATCGGGCTCTGTCAACCCGATCATGTCACACTGCCTCTTCACATCCGTCCCTTCTACGAGATGGAGCTCTCCACTGAATTTTTCTTCTATTGGTAATGTTGGCGTCTGCTTCTTCTTAAATAACAATGCCTTTTCCTCCCTCACTCACGCTTCTATACGTATGTATCGACATAGAAAGTACGGTTTTAAGCCATTTGATAAAAAAAGGAAAAGACGCAAAAAGGCCCGCCATATAGGCGGACCCGTATCGAAGTACCGTTAGTAACGGCCTCGATCGATATATTCATTCGGCTCTTGACCGAACTCCGTACTGTGGTTCTTGAATTGGGCAAGGCGGCCGTTTCGATGCTCACCTTTGCTCTTCGTCTCTTTAAACTGACGATTGTGTTTCTTCTCTTTATTGCCCATGGTTTTCACCTCGTGTAAAACATGATGTCTTACACCCCTATTCTTCGTCCATTCCGGCTGGTTTATGCATGGCTCCGAAAGGAAAGAGGAGGGGTTGTATCCCATTTTTCCAAAT
This sequence is a window from Bacillus sp. SB49. Protein-coding genes within it:
- a CDS encoding DUF948 domain-containing protein, with protein sequence MDFLGIGVLIIGIAFAIVSIFLIKALNNLANVLKGVRKTVDQLPEQLDSVMKETTGVLHQSNDTLADVNEKIRALSPLFYIVGDIGESSRKLTSSLVDVTHTIKTSTHEGEQKINEEGWRGIYGALALTYYLSQKRKALKSAQIKSTSV
- a CDS encoding methyl-accepting chemotaxis protein; protein product: MFEEEAAGLREVEVHKRMEAYTRIDRMSEEVAAVSQQASASTEHLTDQTKNIVAASREGVRISHDVERQSLEGQDRLQVQQSQMDEMKGQIDSITADMNHLQGTAEQISKIVTIVSSIAEQTNLLSLNASIEAARAGEHGAGFTVVANEVRKLSEQTKASVEEVAALITMTSSQIHKVSASVTQMDGAVRQSTESMQHINKFFTGIVEAMGENKAFSDSVEAELAAFAEAIQEINAAVTDVAASSQRLTQVTE